The following are encoded in a window of Bos indicus x Bos taurus breed Angus x Brahman F1 hybrid chromosome 4, Bos_hybrid_MaternalHap_v2.0, whole genome shotgun sequence genomic DNA:
- the LOC113891018 gene encoding GTPase IMAP family member 1-like has product MGGRKVARDEENAYGFQEFRSALQERRLRLLLAGRSGTGKSATGNSILQRKHFLSRLATTAVTRACATGSCCWASWDVEVLDTPDLFSPEVAQADPGFKERGRCYLLSAPGPHAVLLVTQLGRFTAQDLQAWRGVKALFGAGIAARAVVVFTRREDLDGGSLQQYVRDTDNRALRELVAECGGRCCAFDNRAADGEREAQVRELMGLVEELVRDHGGAPYTNDVYRLAQTLGGLSPEERLRRVAERLAARAPSWSERWPLAGLWRWPKAAPETWCKLGLVALLGALFLLYLLCR; this is encoded by the exons ATGGGAGGACGGAAGGTGgcaagagatgaagaaaatgcCTATG GTTTCCAGGAGTTCAGGTCCGCCCTGCAGGAGCGCCGGCTGCGCCTCCTCCTGGCCGGGAGGTCGGGGACCGGGAAGAGCGCCACGGGCAACAGCATCCTCCAGCGGAAGCACTTCCTCTCCAGGCTCGCGACCACAGCGGTGACCAGGGCCTGCGCCACGGGGAGCTGCTGCTGGGCCTCGTGGGACGTGGAAGTCCTCGACACCCCGGACCTCTTCAGCCCTGAGGTCGCCCAGGCAGACCCGGGTTTCAAGGAGAGAGGCCGCTGCTACCTGCTGTCGGCCCCGGGGCCCCACGCCGTGCTCCTGGTGACCCAGCTCGGCCGCTTCACCGCCCAGGACCTGCAGGCCTGGCGCGGGGTGAAGGCGCTCTTCGGGGCGGGCATCGCGGCGCGCGCCGTCGTGGTCTTCACCCGCAGGGAGGACCTGGACGGGGGCTCGCTGCAGCAGTACGTGCGCGACACCGACAACCGCGCGCTCCGGGAGCTGGTGGCCGAGTGCGGGGGCCGCTGCTGCGCCTTCGACAACCGAGCGGCTGACGGGGAGCGGGAGGCGCAGGTCAGGGAGCTGATGGGGCTGGTGGAGGAGCTGGTGAGGGACCACGGCGGCGCCCCCTACACCAACGACGTGTACCGCCTGGCGCAGACCCTGGGCGGGCTGAGTCCCGAGGAGAGGCTGCGCAGGGTGGCGGAGCGACTGGCCGCCCGAGCGCCGTCGTGGTCGGAGCGCTGGCCGCTGGCCGGGCTGTGGCGGTGGCCCAAAGCAGCGCCGGAGACCTGGTGTAAGCTGGGCCTGGTGGCCCTGCTGGGCGCCCTGTTCCTGCTGTACCTGCTCTGCAGGTAG